The segment GACAAAGGACGTTCCGGCCGGGGCCGTCGTGGGGGGATCTCCCTTGCGCATCCTCAAGTGGCGTGACGGGACGGAATTGAATTCCTCGGAGGAGAACTAGCTTGGAGAAAGCGTCAGAGCCTTTCGTCAGCGTGGTAACACCGGTCTATAATGGTGAGACCTTTTTGGCGGAATGTATCGAAAGTATTCTCGGCCAGACCTACAAAAACTGGGAATATGTGATCGTCAACAACTACAGCACCGACCGCACCCCGGCGATCGCGCAACGTTACGCCGAAAAAGACGCGCGTATTCGAATTCATCACAACAGCACCTTCTTACCGTTGATGCAGAACTTGAACAATGCAATGCGCCAGATCTCTCCCGAGAGCAAGTATTGCAAGGTCGTTCATGCCGATGACTTCCTACTCCCAGATTGCATTACTCAGATGGTCCGGTTGGCCGAGGCGCATCCGTCGGTCGGTGTCGTCGGGTCATATCGGATCAATGGGGATCAAATGGCGGGCGGTGTCCGCCACCCGATTGCGGTCATTTCAGGCCGAGAGATCGGCCGATCAACCCTGTTGGGAGGGCCGGATGTGTTTGGCCCGCCGACCGCCATTTTACTCCGTTCGGAGTTGGTTCGAAGCCGCCCAAGCTTTTACAATGAGATTAATTATTCAACGGCCGACAAAGAGGCGGTCTACGATATCCTTCGGACCCACGATTTTGGCTTTGTTCATCAAGTCCTCACCTGTTTCAGGGTCCATAAAGAGCAGGCGAGCACTTTTCTGGCGACGAGCGGCGCTTACCAGTTGGGGAAAATTATAATTTTGGAAAAATATGGTCAATCCTATCTGGGCCGGGATGAGCATGAGAGATTGTTAAACGAAACCTGGCAGAGCTATTATCAATTGCTGGCAAATGGGGTTTTTGAATTAAGGGAAAAGAAGTTTTGGTCGTTCACAATGAATATGCGGAAGGCTGCAGGGCATCCGTTGAGCATTCCGAAGCTGATCGTGGCGATTCTCTCGAAACTGTTTGATGCTCTGCTGAATCCGAAAAACAGCCTAGAGCGGATCCTCCGACGGCTTTAAGCGATTGGTCCATGATCGGAAAAGAGAGCCACCATAGAATGACTTTGAACCCCTTCAATGCTGAAGCAGAATGCAGGTGCGGCAATGAGCGCGCTTGAAGCGGCTTTCATTGGGGTGTTGAT is part of the Candidatus Manganitrophus noduliformans genome and harbors:
- a CDS encoding glycosyltransferase family 2 protein, yielding MEKASEPFVSVVTPVYNGETFLAECIESILGQTYKNWEYVIVNNYSTDRTPAIAQRYAEKDARIRIHHNSTFLPLMQNLNNAMRQISPESKYCKVVHADDFLLPDCITQMVRLAEAHPSVGVVGSYRINGDQMAGGVRHPIAVISGREIGRSTLLGGPDVFGPPTAILLRSELVRSRPSFYNEINYSTADKEAVYDILRTHDFGFVHQVLTCFRVHKEQASTFLATSGAYQLGKIIILEKYGQSYLGRDEHERLLNETWQSYYQLLANGVFELREKKFWSFTMNMRKAAGHPLSIPKLIVAILSKLFDALLNPKNSLERILRRL